The DNA window AGGTTCTTACTTACAAATAAATTAGGAAAGGTTTTTGTAAGATGGTATTATTCACATTCACCAAGATATGCAGAAATAATAAGTCAGAGCAATATACTTAAATTTTTTGTAAGATTACTAATTATTCCATTTGTTATTTTTGCCTATCTTTGTATAAAAGGACTATTACTACCACTTATTCTTATTTGTCTTTCCTCAATTATTCTTAAAAAAAAGACACTTAAAAATATTTTGCCTATTTTAATTTTCTTTTTAATCTTTTCTTCAAGTTCATTTGCTCAGGATATAAACATATTTAAAATAACCCCAGGTGAAAAATATACAATTTTAACTCCAACAAGGAATTTACTTGAAAAAGGGAAATCTCAAGTTGATTTTATTTATTCTTATGCAAATGAAGTCCTGAAGGAGAAATTGGAGGAACTGAAAAAGATATAATTACATCATAAAATATATTACAACTTGGATTGATTGCAGGAATAACAGATAAATTTAATGTTTCATTGTTAGTTCCATATCTTATAAAACAGGATGTACTTGAAGGACAAGATTATGATGATTCAGGACTTGGAGATATATATTTGATTGGAAAATATAAAATCTTTGATGGTGGAAAAGATGGTTTTGGATTTGTTATTATTCCATTTGTTGGTTTTGAGACAGGAAAAGAGGAAGCATTATTTGGTGCAGATTCAATGGTATATGGTTTAAAATTTTCTATTGATAAATATTTAACAGATAACTTAATATGGGCTTTTAATCTCGGTTATTCACATCAAGACCCAGTATCTCTTGGACAGATAGAGATTAAAAATGCCTTTTTGTTTGGGATTTCTTTGGTTTATCTTATAAATGAGAAAATGGC is part of the bacterium genome and encodes:
- a CDS encoding transporter, translating into MIAGITDKFNVSLLVPYLIKQDVLEGQDYDDSGLGDIYLIGKYKIFDGGKDGFGFVIIPFVGFETGKEEALFGADSMVYGLKFSIDKYLTDNLIWAFNLGYSHQDPVSLGQIEIKNAFLFGISLVYLINEKMAITGEIIGRSDDRFFVENEKYPIEGIISFSRKFNNFQFLIGAGAGINDGYGASSWRAFTGIKSIF